From the genome of Geothrix sp. 21YS21S-4, one region includes:
- a CDS encoding tetratricopeptide repeat protein: MIPLFLAFPAALIQSPGLPSDILPPAANALIKAQDWPGFADWFETVPPATRGAHYELWIQSLNRSRRWERLLTVCDALLPQIEAKTGPRLSTCRLCRAQALTQLQRHGEAAAAHAENGRLGYPDGLPNACAEARLAQDWPALLAHAEALLSSRPDDAQGLAGKGEALARMDRFTEAEPLLNAAVAKDGSIAYAWNNLGRCLNERKAWPEAIAALDRALALEPGQVEALFNRGRARFELKRYAESRDDFRAALALRPGDPVLAENLRQAERYAALPSPAKRK, translated from the coding sequence ATGATTCCCCTGTTTCTCGCTTTCCCTGCCGCCCTGATCCAGTCCCCAGGCCTTCCCAGCGACATTCTGCCTCCTGCGGCGAATGCGCTGATCAAGGCCCAGGATTGGCCCGGGTTCGCGGACTGGTTCGAGACCGTGCCGCCCGCCACGCGGGGCGCGCATTACGAATTGTGGATCCAGAGCCTCAACCGCAGCCGGCGTTGGGAGCGTCTCCTGACCGTCTGCGACGCCCTGCTGCCGCAGATCGAAGCCAAGACCGGCCCCCGCCTGTCCACCTGCCGCCTCTGCCGGGCCCAGGCCCTGACCCAGTTGCAGCGCCACGGCGAAGCGGCGGCGGCCCACGCCGAGAACGGGCGGCTGGGCTATCCCGACGGCCTCCCCAACGCCTGCGCCGAGGCACGGCTGGCCCAGGACTGGCCGGCCCTTCTGGCCCACGCCGAGGCCCTGCTCTCCTCGCGCCCCGACGATGCCCAGGGCCTCGCCGGCAAAGGAGAGGCTTTGGCCCGCATGGACCGCTTCACGGAGGCGGAACCCCTCCTCAACGCCGCCGTAGCGAAGGACGGAAGCATCGCCTACGCCTGGAACAACCTCGGCCGCTGCCTCAACGAACGGAAGGCTTGGCCCGAGGCCATTGCCGCCTTGGATCGGGCGCTCGCCCTGGAGCCGGGCCAGGTGGAGGCCCTCTTCAACCGCGGGCGGGCCCGTTTCGAGCTGAAGCGCTACGCCGAAAGCCGCGATGATTTCCGGGCGGCCCTGGCGCTGCGCCCGGGCGATCCGGTCCTTGCGGAGAACCTCCGCCAGGCTGAGCGCTACGCCGCCCTACCCTCTCCCGCCAAGCGGAAGTGA
- a CDS encoding class II aldolase/adducin family protein gives MSDALLHDLLDGCRRLHAGGLLAASDGNLSVRLPNGLIAMTPSGVPKAKVRLEDLAHLTLEGDILSGRPSSERAMHLAIYRAVPEARAVVHAHPPTAIAWSLARPELAELPSDGLPEVILAAGRIPIVPMAVPGTEAMGANLLPFLPAHRLMILARHGGLCWGEHLDETVGGLERLEQVAEILWKAEALGGAKPLSAADLEELRALRARIGPKII, from the coding sequence ATGTCCGACGCGCTCCTCCACGACCTCCTCGACGGCTGCCGCCGCCTCCACGCGGGCGGGCTGCTGGCGGCTTCGGACGGCAACCTGTCGGTGCGCCTGCCCAACGGCCTGATCGCCATGACGCCCAGCGGCGTGCCTAAGGCCAAAGTCCGGCTGGAGGATCTCGCCCACCTCACGCTGGAGGGCGACATCTTGTCGGGCAGGCCGAGCAGCGAGCGGGCCATGCACCTGGCCATCTACCGCGCGGTGCCCGAGGCCCGGGCAGTCGTCCACGCCCATCCGCCCACGGCCATCGCCTGGTCCCTGGCGCGGCCGGAACTGGCGGAACTGCCCTCGGACGGGCTGCCCGAGGTGATCCTCGCCGCGGGCCGCATTCCCATCGTGCCCATGGCCGTTCCCGGCACGGAGGCCATGGGCGCGAACCTGCTTCCCTTCCTGCCCGCCCACCGCCTGATGATCCTCGCCCGCCACGGCGGCCTCTGCTGGGGCGAGCACCTCGATGAAACCGTGGGCGGGCTGGAGCGGCTGGAACAGGTCGCCGAGATCCTGTGGAAGGCCGAAGCCCTCGGCGGCGCCAAGCCGCTGTCCGCGGCCGATCTGGAGGAACTGCGAGCCCTGAGAGCCAGGATCGGACCAAAAATCATCTGA
- a CDS encoding phospholipid carrier-dependent glycosyltransferase: protein MTRRERYTLLALWFCLGLLPLLVRPLWEPDEGRYAEIPREMLATGDWLTPRLNGVLYFEKPPLQYWLSAISMKLFGVNGAAARLPLALASALILWAAWRLAKRLGARQPLWASFMAATGLLAFLVGQTLTLDALFSAFLVAALAAFVEAVVQRREGRDGLAWTLAAFTFLAGAMLTKGLAQVILMGGILVFSLPFAWKDAGLRRAVLRTAFDPLGWLLYLVATVPWFWLVDRANPGHAQFFFIHEHFTRFLTHEHSRQGSNNWLLDKLYFVGILGVGLLPWLSATVVGLQRSWAFLRGRGPRGQNHVARWTVGILVVAFLWPLAFFSLSGSKLPPYILPVLVPLAALACVFERDGEELRALRRTGKELALLGGVFLLAAVVFRKDLAGSGWMLALAAAFIGLGAWAHRPKGLTGPRLMAALGAGLWLLVVGAQAAAGPGKSVATLVRQAPPQARWISYGTYFQGLPFYARTRTVVVAGTGELAYGRDRLPDPGAWFEEDPAALGTVADRLKAEDPARPVLVLAKTALWKQLGAEEKAGWEEVARNPAAVIARRR, encoded by the coding sequence ATGACGCGCCGCGAACGGTACACGCTCCTCGCCCTGTGGTTCTGCCTCGGCCTGCTGCCCCTGCTGGTGCGGCCCCTGTGGGAGCCTGACGAGGGGCGGTACGCCGAGATCCCCCGGGAGATGCTCGCCACCGGCGACTGGCTGACGCCCCGCCTCAACGGGGTGCTCTACTTCGAGAAGCCGCCGCTCCAGTACTGGCTGTCCGCCATCAGCATGAAGCTGTTCGGGGTGAACGGCGCCGCCGCCCGGCTTCCGCTGGCCCTGGCGTCCGCCCTCATCCTGTGGGCCGCCTGGCGGCTGGCGAAGCGCCTGGGCGCGCGCCAGCCTCTGTGGGCGTCCTTCATGGCGGCCACGGGGCTGCTCGCCTTCCTGGTGGGCCAGACCCTGACCCTGGACGCCCTGTTCAGCGCCTTCCTGGTGGCCGCCCTGGCCGCCTTCGTGGAAGCGGTGGTCCAGCGCCGGGAAGGGCGGGACGGGCTCGCCTGGACCCTCGCGGCCTTCACTTTCCTGGCGGGCGCCATGCTCACCAAGGGCCTCGCCCAGGTGATCCTCATGGGCGGAATCCTGGTCTTCTCGCTTCCCTTCGCGTGGAAGGACGCCGGCCTGCGCCGGGCCGTCCTCCGCACGGCCTTCGATCCGCTGGGATGGCTGCTCTACCTGGTGGCGACAGTGCCCTGGTTCTGGCTGGTGGATCGCGCCAATCCCGGCCATGCGCAGTTCTTCTTCATCCACGAGCACTTCACCCGCTTCCTCACCCACGAGCATTCCCGGCAGGGCTCCAACAACTGGCTGCTGGACAAGCTCTACTTCGTGGGAATCCTCGGCGTGGGCCTGCTGCCGTGGCTGTCGGCGACGGTGGTGGGGCTTCAGCGGTCCTGGGCGTTCCTCCGCGGACGCGGCCCGCGGGGGCAGAATCACGTGGCCCGGTGGACGGTGGGGATCCTCGTGGTCGCCTTCCTGTGGCCCCTCGCCTTCTTCAGCCTGTCGGGCTCCAAACTGCCGCCCTACATCCTTCCGGTCCTCGTGCCCCTGGCCGCCCTGGCCTGCGTGTTCGAGCGGGACGGCGAAGAACTGCGCGCGCTCCGCCGCACCGGAAAGGAACTGGCGCTGCTGGGAGGCGTCTTCCTCCTGGCCGCCGTCGTCTTCCGCAAGGACCTGGCGGGAAGCGGCTGGATGCTGGCGCTGGCCGCCGCGTTCATCGGCCTCGGCGCCTGGGCGCACCGTCCCAAGGGCCTCACGGGGCCGCGCCTGATGGCGGCGCTGGGAGCGGGGCTGTGGCTCCTCGTCGTGGGGGCGCAGGCCGCCGCGGGACCGGGCAAGTCCGTCGCAACCCTCGTGCGCCAGGCGCCGCCGCAGGCCCGGTGGATCAGCTACGGGACCTATTTCCAGGGCCTCCCCTTCTACGCCCGCACGCGGACCGTGGTGGTGGCGGGCACAGGGGAACTGGCCTACGGCCGGGACCGCCTGCCGGATCCCGGAGCCTGGTTCGAGGAGGATCCCGCGGCCCTGGGAACGGTGGCGGATCGCCTGAAGGCCGAGGATCCCGCCCGGCCCGTCCTCGTCCTCGCCAAGACCGCGCTGTGGAAGCAGCTCGGCGCCGAGGAAAAGGCCGGTTGGGAGGAAGTGGCGCGCAATCCGGCGGCGGTGATCGCTCGGCGACGCTAG
- the mtnA gene encoding S-methyl-5-thioribose-1-phosphate isomerase: MHPFESLGLKHDGRKLWVLDQTQLPDAEVWLDGSEPEAMVALIKRLAVRGAPLIGVAAAASLATFAHRGASATEYAAACASLRAARPTAVNLMWAMDRMKDAADPVAEARAIFEEDVRLCEGMAMHGAALLQDGEGLLTHCNTGGLATAGIGTALGVIRRAHEQGKRIHVYADETRPLLQGGRLTAWELWKLGIPSTLITDSMAALLLRDGKIQRVLVGSDRVAANGDFANKVGTYGLAVQARFHSVPFHPVAPFSTVDLACADGAAIPIEERDPAEVRGYGPWRWAPEAMPAWNPSFDVTPADLVTSLVLDRGVYSRADLQRGVLAEVVGKEKSE, encoded by the coding sequence ATGCACCCCTTCGAATCCCTGGGACTGAAACACGATGGCCGTAAGCTCTGGGTCTTGGACCAGACGCAGCTCCCCGACGCGGAGGTGTGGCTGGACGGAAGCGAGCCCGAGGCCATGGTCGCCCTCATCAAGCGCCTGGCCGTCCGGGGCGCGCCGCTCATCGGCGTGGCGGCGGCGGCGAGCCTGGCGACCTTCGCGCACCGCGGGGCCTCCGCCACCGAGTACGCCGCCGCCTGCGCGAGCCTCCGGGCAGCGCGGCCCACCGCCGTGAACCTGATGTGGGCCATGGACCGGATGAAGGACGCCGCCGATCCCGTGGCCGAAGCCCGGGCCATCTTCGAGGAGGACGTGCGCCTGTGCGAAGGCATGGCGATGCACGGCGCGGCCCTCCTCCAGGACGGCGAGGGCCTCCTCACCCACTGCAACACCGGCGGCCTCGCCACCGCGGGCATCGGGACGGCCCTGGGCGTCATCCGCCGCGCCCACGAGCAGGGCAAGCGCATCCACGTCTACGCGGACGAAACCCGCCCCCTGCTTCAGGGCGGCCGCCTCACGGCCTGGGAGCTGTGGAAGCTGGGCATCCCCTCGACCCTGATCACCGACAGCATGGCCGCCCTGCTGCTGCGGGACGGCAAGATCCAGCGGGTGCTGGTGGGCTCGGACCGCGTAGCCGCCAACGGCGATTTCGCCAACAAGGTGGGAACCTACGGCCTGGCCGTTCAGGCCCGGTTCCACAGCGTGCCCTTCCACCCCGTGGCCCCCTTTTCCACCGTGGACCTCGCCTGCGCCGACGGCGCCGCCATCCCCATCGAGGAACGCGATCCCGCCGAGGTTCGCGGCTACGGCCCCTGGCGCTGGGCGCCTGAAGCCATGCCCGCGTGGAACCCCAGCTTCGACGTCACGCCGGCCGACCTCGTCACCAGCCTGGTCCTGGATCGAGGCGTCTATTCCCGCGCCGACCTCCAGCGCGGCGTCCTGGCCGAGGTGGTGGGGAAAGAAAAGAGCGAATAA
- a CDS encoding energy transducer TonB yields MISRALPAFLFAAFQVGGKPVPSAPPAPFTLMQAWAGPDAAGLGFTLDQTQAFLRARSADIRAGRSAPWSDWLKKLEGAHNPSLRAWALARRVEAGDYAPYLAFQEALTEHLLGISKPGSGRADRILFEPPRDLGLPDMPEAFRLDHASPFWTSLRNTLLAAPDRGIDAGIYAIWCYGTHPDQKDLILDLARHVDTPITIRNQTSDPWNDPRFWIVLDWTLVWSTRKDRAEIQEALAKGPARTAFDRMVRLAEKVPAFFPEPLEKPPTAPTPPGDGSMAKPSLPPVDFDFIQVRVKRQPAAPGYPDEAKQRRMMTNLVLEIVVDPEGNPVSCRPLPGPWLAFFAASGAAYGMEWRFHPEKLNGVGLYAKFRLTMPFRLRN; encoded by the coding sequence GTGATTTCCCGCGCCCTCCCCGCCTTCCTTTTCGCGGCATTCCAGGTCGGGGGCAAACCCGTTCCTTCCGCCCCGCCCGCGCCGTTCACCCTCATGCAGGCCTGGGCCGGCCCCGACGCGGCTGGACTCGGCTTCACCCTGGACCAAACGCAGGCCTTTCTCCGGGCCCGCTCTGCGGACATCCGCGCCGGGCGGTCGGCTCCCTGGTCCGATTGGCTGAAGAAGCTCGAAGGCGCCCACAACCCCAGCCTGCGGGCCTGGGCCCTCGCCCGGCGCGTCGAAGCGGGCGACTACGCCCCCTACCTCGCCTTCCAGGAAGCGCTCACGGAGCACCTGCTCGGAATCTCCAAGCCCGGCAGCGGACGCGCCGACCGCATCCTCTTCGAGCCGCCCAGGGACCTCGGGCTGCCGGACATGCCCGAGGCCTTTCGCCTCGACCACGCCAGCCCGTTCTGGACCTCCCTCCGCAACACTCTCCTGGCGGCGCCGGACCGCGGGATAGACGCAGGCATCTACGCCATCTGGTGCTACGGAACGCATCCGGACCAGAAGGACTTGATCTTGGATCTCGCCCGGCACGTGGACACGCCCATCACCATCCGAAACCAGACGTCGGATCCCTGGAACGATCCGCGGTTCTGGATCGTCCTGGACTGGACGCTGGTGTGGAGCACCCGGAAGGACCGGGCGGAGATCCAGGAAGCCCTTGCCAAGGGGCCCGCAAGAACCGCCTTCGACCGGATGGTCCGGCTTGCGGAGAAAGTCCCAGCCTTCTTCCCGGAACCCCTCGAAAAACCTCCCACCGCCCCGACCCCGCCCGGCGACGGCTCGATGGCGAAGCCCTCCCTTCCGCCGGTGGATTTCGACTTCATCCAGGTCCGCGTCAAGCGGCAGCCCGCGGCCCCCGGGTATCCCGACGAGGCCAAGCAACGGCGGATGATGACCAACCTGGTGCTGGAGATCGTGGTCGATCCCGAAGGAAATCCGGTCTCCTGCCGCCCTCTGCCCGGCCCGTGGCTGGCGTTTTTCGCCGCCTCAGGCGCCGCTTACGGCATGGAGTGGCGCTTCCATCCCGAGAAGCTGAACGGGGTCGGGCTATACGCCAAATTCCGCCTCACCATGCCCTTCCGCCTGCGGAACTGA
- a CDS encoding glycosyltransferase family 39 protein, with protein MDVPPIAPPFRTPLRSWLRAHAPEILFALLLLAVLPMRDLWAPDEPDFAQCVKEMRLRGDWLLPWLNGAPYSEKPILYYWVMKGFAVVLDALTGGLGFTQGVAAWALRLPSVIAAVAFLSAFRRWAGRFLEPGTAEPAALILAATPLWFWQSQFIQIDMLFSALLAWSWCCWLGGYLLLRGGAEQVPGEHRRWFLKAYFWLALAFLAKGPLAPVLSVLVLAAFLVWQRDFAVLRRARILAGLGITALLVAPWYVAAGLKGGAHYAYELIVFQNFERATKAWDHIQPWWKYGEYLLGDFFPWVLLLPALILHLRRERALADPAKRFLLLAFAVPFIFLSAVQSKQGKYLLMSYPFLALLLGDLIRRMDGARARRLGLVLAIALVLPAGILCAAGLGAGGAKLQAQLAPFLGAVRLMAIGLLAVAIATGWAAWRKKAAALVPAVALGLGLIYLVGGTWGFRLLDPAKSYRRWTAAVQPLIAGRQVFYWQTIRSGVMVYTDHLMPELRTAAALERLDPEARLVAQRGEWEQNAWGMSPALRARFEILLAVPTGGGEILLLRRKP; from the coding sequence ATGGACGTTCCGCCGATCGCCCCGCCTTTCCGTACGCCGCTGAGGAGCTGGCTTCGCGCCCACGCGCCCGAGATCCTGTTCGCGCTGCTGCTGCTCGCCGTGCTGCCCATGCGGGACCTGTGGGCGCCGGACGAACCCGATTTCGCGCAGTGCGTGAAGGAGATGCGCCTGCGCGGCGACTGGCTGCTGCCCTGGCTGAACGGCGCGCCCTACAGCGAGAAGCCGATCCTCTACTACTGGGTGATGAAGGGTTTCGCGGTGGTGCTGGACGCCCTGACCGGCGGCCTGGGCTTCACCCAGGGCGTCGCCGCCTGGGCCCTCCGTCTGCCCTCCGTGATCGCCGCGGTGGCCTTCCTGTCGGCCTTCCGCCGCTGGGCCGGCCGCTTCCTGGAGCCGGGCACCGCCGAGCCCGCGGCCCTGATCCTTGCCGCCACGCCCCTATGGTTCTGGCAGAGCCAGTTCATCCAGATCGACATGCTGTTTTCCGCCCTCCTCGCCTGGAGCTGGTGCTGCTGGCTGGGCGGCTACCTGCTGCTGCGCGGCGGAGCGGAGCAGGTGCCTGGAGAGCACCGGCGCTGGTTCCTGAAGGCCTACTTCTGGCTGGCCCTGGCCTTCCTCGCCAAGGGCCCGCTCGCGCCCGTCCTGTCGGTGCTGGTGCTGGCCGCATTCCTGGTCTGGCAGCGGGATTTCGCCGTCCTCCGCCGGGCGCGCATTCTCGCCGGACTGGGCATCACAGCCCTGCTGGTGGCGCCGTGGTACGTGGCCGCGGGGCTGAAGGGCGGGGCGCACTACGCCTACGAACTGATCGTGTTCCAGAATTTCGAGCGGGCCACGAAGGCCTGGGACCACATCCAGCCCTGGTGGAAGTACGGCGAATACCTGCTGGGAGATTTCTTCCCTTGGGTGCTGCTTCTGCCCGCCCTGATCCTGCACCTGCGACGGGAGCGGGCGCTGGCCGATCCCGCGAAGCGCTTCCTCCTGCTGGCCTTCGCCGTGCCGTTCATCTTCCTCAGCGCCGTCCAGAGCAAGCAGGGCAAGTACCTCTTGATGAGCTATCCCTTCCTGGCGCTGCTCCTGGGCGACCTGATCCGGAGGATGGACGGTGCGCGCGCGCGGCGGCTGGGCCTGGTGCTGGCCATCGCTCTGGTCCTTCCGGCCGGGATCCTCTGTGCGGCGGGCCTCGGGGCCGGAGGGGCGAAACTCCAGGCGCAGCTCGCGCCCTTCCTGGGCGCGGTGCGACTCATGGCCATCGGGCTTCTCGCCGTCGCGATCGCCACGGGATGGGCCGCCTGGAGGAAGAAGGCCGCTGCTTTGGTTCCAGCGGTGGCGCTGGGATTGGGCCTCATCTACCTCGTCGGAGGTACCTGGGGTTTCCGCCTGCTGGACCCCGCCAAGAGCTACCGGCGCTGGACAGCCGCTGTCCAGCCGTTGATCGCCGGGCGGCAGGTCTTCTACTGGCAGACCATCCGCAGCGGCGTCATGGTCTACACGGACCACCTGATGCCGGAGCTGCGGACGGCCGCGGCCCTGGAGCGCCTGGATCCCGAAGCCCGGCTGGTGGCCCAGCGCGGCGAGTGGGAACAGAACGCGTGGGGCATGAGCCCTGCCCTCCGCGCCCGCTTCGAGATCCTCCTCGCCGTGCCCACGGGCGGCGGTGAGATCCTGCTGCTGAGGCGGAAACCGTGA
- a CDS encoding SPFH domain-containing protein — translation MDLTWFAGHPGLSLLVLVGGAFVLLLLGKWIRYIPNNRVGIVEKLISGKGSVKTGLIALAGEAGFQPQLLRGGWHLLAPFQYRIHKMPLVTIPQGKIGYVFARDGQDLPSTQALASNARGADFQDLIAFLQNGGQKGPQRQILREGIYAINLAQFVVLTEDQLYYLPLDRSELETFQKMSAIIAERAGWRPVIIRGTDDAVGIVTVHDGPSLASGEIIASTVGEDPHQVATYHNNFQDADKFLVAGGQRGRQYQVLVEGTYYINRLFATVELIPKTVVEVGTVGVVVSYTGAVGADISGQEYRHGELVAKGSRGVWSEPLLPGKYAFNTYAGKVLMVPTTNFILKWSKGEVGSHKFDENLAEVSLITKDAFEPSLPLSVVVHIDYRKAPLVIQRFGDIKKLVEQTLDPMVSAYFKNIGQTRTLIQLIQDRSAIQEQSGVQMKEKFAQYNLELQEVLIGTPSSGSQGGQIEQILIQLRSRQIADEQVETYGRQQNAAAKERELREAEAKAKQQTALTESAISIEVQSNQGKADYAKAQQQAAQIQTLAGAEAEKVRLMGEGEAKRIKVMAEAQAEQAARVGIAQAMAIEEQVRAYGGPQFQLVQQVMNRFAEAIEKSQVDVVPKIHMGGGDKGGGSLIESLLGLLLSEKAGQLAGVVPGAPNPEAEALKAVLRQNLGK, via the coding sequence ATGGACCTCACCTGGTTCGCCGGCCACCCCGGCCTGAGCCTCCTCGTCCTCGTCGGCGGGGCCTTCGTACTGCTGCTTCTCGGCAAGTGGATCCGCTACATCCCCAACAACCGCGTGGGCATCGTGGAAAAGCTGATCAGCGGCAAGGGGTCGGTCAAGACCGGCCTCATCGCGCTGGCCGGCGAGGCGGGCTTCCAGCCCCAGCTGCTGCGCGGCGGCTGGCACCTGCTCGCCCCCTTCCAGTACCGCATCCACAAGATGCCCCTGGTCACCATTCCCCAGGGCAAGATCGGCTACGTGTTCGCCCGGGACGGCCAGGATCTGCCCTCCACCCAGGCCTTGGCCAGCAACGCCCGCGGCGCCGATTTCCAGGATCTGATCGCCTTCCTCCAGAACGGCGGGCAGAAGGGACCGCAGCGCCAGATCCTGCGTGAAGGCATCTACGCCATCAACCTGGCCCAGTTCGTGGTGCTCACCGAGGACCAGCTCTACTACCTGCCGCTCGACCGCAGCGAGCTGGAGACGTTCCAGAAGATGAGCGCCATCATCGCCGAGCGCGCCGGCTGGCGCCCCGTCATCATCCGCGGGACCGACGACGCCGTGGGCATCGTGACCGTCCACGACGGCCCCTCCCTCGCCAGCGGCGAGATCATCGCCTCCACCGTGGGCGAGGATCCGCACCAGGTCGCGACCTACCACAACAACTTCCAGGACGCCGACAAGTTCCTCGTGGCCGGAGGCCAGCGCGGACGCCAGTACCAGGTGCTGGTGGAGGGCACGTACTACATCAACCGCCTGTTCGCGACCGTGGAGCTGATCCCCAAAACCGTGGTCGAGGTCGGCACCGTGGGCGTGGTGGTCAGCTACACCGGCGCCGTGGGCGCAGACATCAGCGGACAGGAGTACCGCCACGGCGAGCTGGTGGCCAAGGGCAGCCGCGGCGTGTGGAGCGAGCCCCTGCTGCCCGGCAAGTACGCCTTCAACACCTACGCCGGGAAAGTGCTGATGGTCCCCACGACCAACTTCATCCTCAAGTGGAGCAAGGGCGAGGTGGGCAGCCACAAGTTCGACGAGAACCTGGCGGAAGTCAGCCTCATCACCAAGGACGCCTTCGAACCCAGCCTGCCGCTCTCCGTGGTGGTGCACATCGACTACCGGAAGGCGCCCCTCGTTATTCAGCGCTTCGGCGACATCAAGAAGCTGGTGGAGCAGACCCTCGATCCCATGGTCAGCGCCTATTTCAAGAACATCGGCCAGACCCGCACCCTCATCCAGCTCATCCAGGACCGCAGCGCCATCCAGGAGCAGAGCGGCGTCCAGATGAAGGAGAAGTTCGCCCAGTACAACCTCGAGCTGCAGGAGGTGCTGATCGGCACGCCCAGCAGCGGCAGCCAGGGCGGCCAGATCGAGCAGATCCTCATCCAGCTCCGCAGCCGCCAGATCGCCGACGAGCAGGTGGAGACCTACGGCCGCCAGCAGAACGCCGCCGCCAAGGAGCGGGAGCTGCGCGAGGCCGAAGCCAAGGCCAAGCAGCAGACCGCGCTGACCGAATCGGCCATCAGCATCGAGGTGCAGAGCAACCAGGGCAAGGCCGACTACGCCAAGGCCCAGCAGCAGGCGGCGCAGATCCAGACGCTCGCGGGCGCCGAGGCGGAGAAGGTGCGACTCATGGGCGAAGGCGAAGCCAAGCGCATCAAGGTCATGGCCGAAGCCCAGGCCGAGCAGGCCGCCCGCGTGGGCATCGCCCAGGCCATGGCCATCGAGGAGCAGGTCCGCGCCTACGGCGGCCCCCAGTTCCAGCTCGTCCAGCAGGTCATGAACCGCTTCGCCGAAGCCATCGAGAAGTCCCAGGTGGACGTCGTGCCGAAGATCCACATGGGCGGCGGCGACAAGGGCGGCGGCAGCCTCATCGAGAGCCTGCTGGGCCTGCTGCTCAGCGAGAAGGCCGGCCAACTGGCCGGCGTCGTCCCGGGCGCCCCCAACCCCGAGGCCGAAGCCCTCAAGGCGGTGCTGCGGCAGAATCTGGGGAAGTAG
- a CDS encoding bifunctional UDP-4-keto-pentose/UDP-xylose synthase has translation MKVLILGVNGFIGSHLVDRIMRDTDWEVYGLDLGTHKVSDHLANPRFHFVEGDVTISKEWIEYHIKKCDVVLPLVAIATPKVYVTDPLRVFELDFEENLRVIRQCVKYKKRVVFPSTSEVYGMCPDAEFDEHESPLVTGPIPMNRWIYSTSKQLLDRVIWAYGFQQGLKFTLFRPFNWMGPKLDSLNTAKEGSSRLVTQFSWNLFNGEPLNLVDGGHAHRCFCDVSDAMDGLMAILRNEGGKADGQIFNIGNPVNDYSVREIAEMMIDIWKEHPFRKERGIPEGRTVETGSGEFYGKGYQDVARRTPSIKRMQSTFGFQPTVSMKDSLKKAIDFFVEEHKALEKVVETEN, from the coding sequence GTGAAAGTCCTGATTCTGGGCGTTAATGGCTTCATCGGGTCCCATCTGGTGGACCGCATCATGCGGGACACCGACTGGGAGGTCTACGGCCTCGATCTCGGCACCCACAAGGTCTCCGACCACCTGGCCAATCCCCGCTTCCACTTCGTGGAGGGCGACGTGACGATCTCCAAGGAATGGATTGAGTACCACATCAAGAAGTGCGACGTGGTGCTCCCGCTGGTCGCCATCGCCACGCCCAAGGTCTATGTCACCGATCCCCTGCGCGTGTTCGAGCTGGATTTCGAGGAGAACCTCCGCGTCATCCGCCAGTGCGTGAAGTACAAGAAGCGCGTGGTCTTCCCCAGCACCTCGGAAGTCTACGGCATGTGCCCCGACGCGGAGTTCGACGAGCACGAGTCGCCCCTCGTCACCGGCCCCATCCCCATGAACCGCTGGATCTACAGCACCAGCAAGCAGCTCCTCGACCGCGTGATCTGGGCCTACGGGTTCCAGCAGGGCCTGAAGTTCACCCTGTTCCGCCCCTTCAACTGGATGGGCCCCAAGCTCGACAGCCTGAACACCGCCAAGGAGGGAAGCAGCCGCCTGGTGACCCAGTTCAGCTGGAACCTGTTCAACGGCGAGCCCCTGAACCTGGTGGACGGCGGCCATGCCCACCGCTGCTTCTGCGACGTGAGCGACGCCATGGACGGCCTGATGGCCATCCTGCGGAACGAGGGCGGGAAGGCCGACGGCCAGATCTTCAACATCGGAAATCCCGTCAACGACTACAGCGTCCGCGAGATCGCCGAGATGATGATCGACATCTGGAAGGAGCATCCTTTCCGCAAGGAGCGGGGCATTCCTGAGGGCCGCACCGTCGAGACCGGCAGCGGCGAGTTCTACGGGAAGGGCTACCAGGACGTGGCCCGCCGCACCCCCAGCATCAAGCGGATGCAGAGCACCTTCGGCTTCCAGCCCACGGTCTCCATGAAGGATTCCCTCAAGAAGGCCATCGACTTCTTCGTCGAGGAGCACAAGGCTCTGGAGAAGGTCGTCGAGACCGAGAACTAG